The sequence TACCTGCTGGTGCAAAAAGGGAAAAAACAATATTTCCTGGTCAGGATGGTTTGATCAGCAAATGGTTAGTACTTTGGGGCTACAACCAACTTGTATGAAATTTCTGCTTGCTTTATGCATATGTTGTATCAGCGCCCTGCCTGGTTATACCCAGCGCGATATCCAGCGAAAATTCCAGACACAGTTTATAGAATCGCCCGACAATTCGGTGATCGAATTACCCGCCGGGCATTTTGAACTCAGTGCATCCTTATGGCTCGATGGAAAAAAAGGGGTGACCATTCGCGGAAAAGGAATGGACGAGACCTTCCTGAATTTTTCCGGACAACAATCCGGGGCCGAAGGCATTAAGGTGACCAATGGCAGCAATATAACCATTGAAGGATTGACTGTCCAGAACACGCGTGGTGATGGTATCAAAACCCAGTTAGTGGATACGGTTATTTTCCGGAAAGTGAAAGCCGAGTGGACTAGCGGTGCAAATGAAAAGAATGGTGGCTATGGCTTATACCCGGTGCAATGCACGCAGGTACTGATTGATAGTTGTGTAGCCAAAGGCGCGAGTGATGCCGGCATTTATGTTGGGCAATCAAAATATATAATCGTAAGGAATTCACTTGCCATTGAAAATGTGGCGGGCATAGAAATAGAGAACTCCATGTATGCTGAAGTATATGATAATGAAGCCACCAATAATACCGGTGGCATCCTGATATTTGACCTGCCGGACCTGATTGTGAAAAAAGGCGGCTTCACCAAAGTATACAGGAATAATGTACACCACAATAACCACCTGAATTTTGCCCCAAAAGGAAATATCGTAGGTAAAGTACCCCAGGGTACAGGCATCATGGTGCTTGCTACCAATCATGTTGATATCTTCCAGAACAAGATCATTAATAATATCACTACCGGCACAGCCATCATCAGTTATTTCATCACTGAAAATCCGATCAAGGACAGCACCTATTATCCTTACCCGGCCAATATCAATATTTACGAAAACCATTACGCCAGGGAACATACCAAGGCAACCGGCAAAGGCCGGATGGGAAAGCTCTACCGGTTTAAGTTACGTTTTGGGAAAAACGTACCACATATTGTTTATGATGGCATACTTGATGAAACACAACCCGGCGGCAATAATATCTGTATCCGCAATAATGAGAATGCCAGTTTTGCCAATTTAGATGCGGGGAATAATTTCAGGAATGTTTCGCGTGATATGAAGGCATTTGAATGTAGGAAGCAGTAAGCAGTGAGCAGTAAGCAGTGAGCAGAATATATGGTTATGAAAAAGTTTGCATATTTTTTGGGGATTATGGTGGTGATTTTTATCTCCGGTGCATTCACGGGAAAGGAAAAGAAAACCTTTGTAAGAAAAGACCAATTGTCTGATTATGGATTTTTTACAGGTAAACTGGCTGACCTGAAACCGGCAGATAATGTTTTTCCTTACCAGCTAAATAGTGCTTTGTTTAGTAACTATGCCGAGAAAGCAAGGTTCATCACCATGCCTCCAGGTCAATCGGCCATCTATAATCCGGATAGTGTTTTTGACATGCCCGTGGGTACTGTACTGATCAAGAACTTTTATTACCCCAACGATTTCAGGGATGCAAAAAAAGGCCGCAGGATTTTAGAAACAAGGTTACTGGTGCATGAAGCTGAAGGCTGGACGGCCCTGCCTTATATCTGGAATGATGAACAAACGGATGCCTATTATGATGTCGCAGGGGATGCCAAATCTATCCAGTATATAGACAGCAAAGGGAAAAAAGTATCGACCACTTACCTGGTCCCTAATAAAAACCAATGCAAAGGTTGCCATGCTGTTGGAGACCGCATCATACCGATTGGACCTGCGGCCAGGCACCTGAATACAAGCATCGCCCTCGCAAATGGAAAAACCCCTCAACTTTCCTACTGGAAGGAACATGGCCTGTTAAACGAATTGCCCGGCGACCAGGTGCCTGCAAACAGTGATTATACCGACCCTTCAACCGGGGATCTCAACCAGCGGGCCCGGGCCTACCTCGATATCAACTGCGGCCACTGCCATAGTGCTAAAGGTGCTGCCAATACATCAGGGCTTTACCTCGATATCCATAACAACAACCCAACTGCCTTAGGCATCATGAAATCTCCGGTTGCGGCGGGACGCGGCTCAGGAAACCTGGATTTTGATATCGTACCCGGACATGCCGATAAGTCAATCCTGATTTACCGGATGAATACAACGGACCCCGGCATTGCCATGCCTGAAATAGGCCGGGAACAAATACATGCTGAAGGCCTGGCACTGCTCCGTGAATGGATCAACAAAATGAAACCAGCTCCTTAAAACTTTTTTGTGGCAAAATCCCTGATGGCGTCCACCAGTATATCCAGCTGTTGCGTGGTAATATACACATGAGGCGTGATCCTTACCCCTTTTATATTCTCCCATTCAATGGCTACAGTATGTATCCTGTATTTCGACAGGAGGTGCTCTTCCAGTGCTGCAGGTTTCCGGTCTTTTACCGACACTAGCCCTATGGCACAACCGAAACCATGCTTCATGGAAGTACCCAGCTGTACACCAGGAATATCTTTCACTTTGTTCATCCAATAGTTCTTCAGGTAGAGTAATCTTTGTTCTTTTCTTTCCGCTCCGATCATCTGGTGAAATTCAATGGCCTTGCCAATGGCCTGTTCAATAAAGAACGGTCTTGTACCCAGGTTTTCAAATTTCCTGATGTCTGCACTGTGCGGATCGCCCGCAGCGAACAATGGATATAGATTCGCGATTTTATCTTTTTTTACATACAAAAAACCACTTCCGATGCAGGCGCTCAGCCATTTGTGGAGGCTGGTCCCGAAATAATCGGCACCCAACTCAGGAATAGTAAATTGAAAATGCGCAAAACTGTGGGCGCCATCCACCAGCACTTCAATACCCCGCGCATGGGCAGCATCAGCAATAGTCCGTACTGGCAGTATCTGGCCATTCCAGTTAATGATATGCGTAATATGTACAACCTTCGTCTTGGCCGTAAACGCATTTTTAAATTGTGCAGCCAGGTAAT comes from Flavihumibacter fluvii and encodes:
- a CDS encoding aminotransferase class V-fold PLP-dependent enzyme; this translates as MKIFTMVSSGRRSFLTGMGKIGLGSVLAAFTQPVWSRELERNLQRFSNSSPGQLAGEEDFWYAIQQAYTVSPTLINLNNGGVSPSPKVVQDAMKRYHDLSNEGPSYYMWRILDQGREPLRKNLATLAGCLPDEIAIHRNASEALETVIFGLPLKAGDEVVLSKQDYPNMINAWKQREQRDGIKLVWVNLDLPSEDNNYLAAQFKNAFTAKTKVVHITHIINWNGQILPVRTIADAAHARGIEVLVDGAHSFAHFQFTIPELGADYFGTSLHKWLSACIGSGFLYVKKDKIANLYPLFAAGDPHSADIRKFENLGTRPFFIEQAIGKAIEFHQMIGAERKEQRLLYLKNYWMNKVKDIPGVQLGTSMKHGFGCAIGLVSVKDRKPAALEEHLLSKYRIHTVAIEWENIKGVRITPHVYITTQQLDILVDAIRDFATKKF
- a CDS encoding SO2930 family diheme c-type cytochrome, giving the protein MKKFAYFLGIMVVIFISGAFTGKEKKTFVRKDQLSDYGFFTGKLADLKPADNVFPYQLNSALFSNYAEKARFITMPPGQSAIYNPDSVFDMPVGTVLIKNFYYPNDFRDAKKGRRILETRLLVHEAEGWTALPYIWNDEQTDAYYDVAGDAKSIQYIDSKGKKVSTTYLVPNKNQCKGCHAVGDRIIPIGPAARHLNTSIALANGKTPQLSYWKEHGLLNELPGDQVPANSDYTDPSTGDLNQRARAYLDINCGHCHSAKGAANTSGLYLDIHNNNPTALGIMKSPVAAGRGSGNLDFDIVPGHADKSILIYRMNTTDPGIAMPEIGREQIHAEGLALLREWINKMKPAP
- a CDS encoding parallel beta-helix domain-containing protein; this translates as MKFLLALCICCISALPGYTQRDIQRKFQTQFIESPDNSVIELPAGHFELSASLWLDGKKGVTIRGKGMDETFLNFSGQQSGAEGIKVTNGSNITIEGLTVQNTRGDGIKTQLVDTVIFRKVKAEWTSGANEKNGGYGLYPVQCTQVLIDSCVAKGASDAGIYVGQSKYIIVRNSLAIENVAGIEIENSMYAEVYDNEATNNTGGILIFDLPDLIVKKGGFTKVYRNNVHHNNHLNFAPKGNIVGKVPQGTGIMVLATNHVDIFQNKIINNITTGTAIISYFITENPIKDSTYYPYPANINIYENHYAREHTKATGKGRMGKLYRFKLRFGKNVPHIVYDGILDETQPGGNNICIRNNENASFANLDAGNNFRNVSRDMKAFECRKQ